The Brachyspira hyodysenteriae ATCC 27164 genome includes a window with the following:
- a CDS encoding ABC transporter permease: MEGIFLAIEGAASQGIIWGIMTLGVYITFKVLDFPDLTVDGSFALGGAVSAILISNGMNPFITLFFAFLAGSLAGFATGFLNTKLQIPGILAGILTMIALYSINIRVMGNRPNIPLLGMDTSLTIIQNMLSLSKVLSDLLVGFIFSVIIIALMYWFFGTEMGCAIRATGNNERMIRALGVDTNVMKIIGLMISNALVALSGALVTQSQGYADVGMGTGTIVIGLASVIIGEVVFGNRFSFWYKLASVVMGSIIYRIIIAIVLQLGLKATDLKLLTAIIVAIALSVPVINRKVTRVVGGKRK, translated from the coding sequence TATCATTTGGGGAATAATGACTCTAGGTGTTTATATTACATTTAAGGTTTTGGATTTCCCAGATTTGACTGTTGATGGAAGTTTTGCTTTAGGCGGTGCAGTAAGTGCAATACTTATATCGAATGGTATGAATCCTTTTATAACTTTGTTTTTTGCTTTTTTGGCAGGTTCTTTGGCTGGATTTGCAACAGGTTTTTTAAATACTAAATTGCAGATCCCAGGAATATTAGCTGGAATTCTTACAATGATTGCATTATATTCTATTAATATTAGAGTTATGGGAAACAGACCTAATATACCGCTTTTGGGAATGGATACTTCTTTAACTATTATTCAAAATATGCTTTCATTAAGTAAAGTATTATCAGATTTACTTGTAGGATTTATATTCTCTGTAATAATCATAGCTTTGATGTATTGGTTTTTCGGTACAGAAATGGGATGTGCTATAAGGGCTACTGGTAATAATGAAAGAATGATTAGGGCATTAGGTGTTGATACTAATGTTATGAAAATAATAGGACTTATGATATCAAATGCTTTGGTTGCTTTATCCGGTGCTTTGGTTACTCAGAGTCAGGGATATGCTGATGTAGGTATGGGAACTGGTACTATAGTTATAGGACTTGCTTCTGTTATAATAGGGGAGGTTGTGTTTGGAAACAGATTCTCATTCTGGTATAAACTTGCTTCTGTTGTAATGGGTTCTATAATATATAGAATAATAATAGCTATAGTTCTTCAATTGGGATTAAAGGCTACAGATTTAAAACTTCTTACTGCTATAATAGTTGCAATTGCTCTTTCAGTGCCTGTAATTAATAGAAAAGTTACAAGAGTAGTAGGCGGAAAAAGAAAATAA